From the genome of Virgibacillus siamensis, one region includes:
- a CDS encoding thiamine diphosphokinase — protein MLTVGIVGNGPIEHIPLLKSYDSVDVWIGADRGAITIIENECKPAYAVGDFDSISVREKAAIKQRAENFLEFPVEKDQTDLELALWKAFELHPNCIYMFGVTGGRLDHAMINMQLLYQVLNRDIKGIIVDRQNQLELADPGEHVIVKHDQYPNVSFVPFTPDIKGLTLTGFYYPLRDQTISWGSTLCISNKLLSKSGTFSFKEGILLVIKSRDAETDAIPR, from the coding sequence ATGCTGACAGTGGGAATAGTCGGAAACGGTCCAATCGAGCATATTCCTCTTCTTAAATCATATGATAGTGTAGATGTTTGGATAGGAGCCGACCGCGGTGCTATAACGATCATTGAAAATGAATGTAAGCCCGCTTATGCAGTAGGTGATTTTGATTCGATTTCTGTTCGTGAAAAGGCTGCAATAAAACAGCGTGCTGAAAATTTTTTAGAATTCCCGGTTGAAAAGGACCAGACTGATTTGGAGCTAGCCTTGTGGAAAGCATTCGAACTGCATCCAAACTGCATTTATATGTTTGGTGTAACAGGCGGCCGTCTTGATCATGCCATGATAAATATGCAGCTTCTTTATCAGGTGTTGAACAGAGATATTAAGGGGATTATCGTGGATAGACAAAATCAGCTGGAATTAGCTGATCCCGGGGAACATGTCATCGTCAAGCACGATCAATACCCAAATGTTTCATTTGTGCCTTTTACGCCGGATATTAAGGGATTAACCCTTACCGGTTTTTATTATCCATTGAGGGATCAAACGATTTCATGGGGATCCACTCTTTGCATATCGAACAAGCTTCTTTCAAAAAGTGGTACTTTTTCATTCAAGGAAGGCATACTATTAGTAATAAAGAGTCGTGATGCTGAAACTGATGCGATTCCAAGGTGA
- the spoVM gene encoding stage V sporulation protein SpoVM — protein MKFYTIKLPRFIGGFVRVIIGTFKKDN, from the coding sequence ATGAAATTTTATACTATTAAACTCCCACGGTTTATCGGCGGATTTGTCCGGGTTATAATCGGTACATTTAAAAAAGATAATTAA
- the rpmB gene encoding 50S ribosomal protein L28: MARKCVVTGRKTRSGNKRSHAMNSNKRNWKANVQKVRIMVDGKPKRVYVSARALKSGKVERV; encoded by the coding sequence ATGGCTAGAAAATGTGTTGTAACTGGACGTAAAACTCGCAGTGGTAACAAACGTTCTCACGCTATGAATTCCAACAAGCGTAATTGGAAAGCTAATGTGCAGAAAGTTCGTATTATGGTAGACGGCAAGCCGAAACGTGTTTACGTATCTGCTCGTGCCCTGAAATCAGGTAAAGTAGAGCGCGTATAA
- a CDS encoding Asp23/Gls24 family envelope stress response protein, with protein sequence MSIELNTNDGQVTITNEVIATIAGGAAIECYGIVGMASKSQIRDGLAEILRKENFSRGIIVRQEDNHLHIDMYIIVSYGTKISEVAHNVQSQVKYTLHKSLGLSIDSVNIYIQGVRVAAE encoded by the coding sequence ATGTCCATTGAACTTAATACAAATGACGGTCAGGTAACTATCACAAATGAAGTGATTGCCACTATTGCCGGCGGGGCAGCCATTGAATGCTACGGGATTGTCGGAATGGCATCGAAAAGCCAGATACGGGATGGACTTGCCGAGATCCTCAGGAAAGAAAATTTTTCAAGAGGAATTATTGTACGACAGGAAGACAATCATCTTCATATTGATATGTATATTATCGTCAGTTATGGAACAAAGATTTCCGAAGTGGCGCACAATGTCCAATCACAGGTGAAATATACATTGCATAAATCACTGGGATTATCGATTGATTCAGTAAATATTTATATTCAAGGTGTTCGGGTGGCAGCGGAATAA
- a CDS encoding DAK2 domain-containing protein has protein sequence MTLQTLNGETFAQMVLSGAHHLTNNAQKIDALNVFPVPDGDTGTNMNLSMTSGADEVKKIDKGNISVVANAFAKGLLMGARGNSGVILSQLFRGFAKGMDNNSALSNKDLADAFESGVSTAYKAVMKPVEGTILTVAKDAANTAVDVSKKEEDVIALMERVVKEAKDSLKRTPDLLPVLKEVGVVDSGGQGLVTIYEGFLAALKGEELPEHVADEAEMEEMVNAEHHKVAQDFMDTSEIEFGYCTEFMVKFEQKKLNENPFDEEAFRKELSEHGDSLLVVADDEIAKVHVHAEYPGNVMTIGQRYGSLINMKIENMREQHTAIVGDEQKSTAGEQAEYGIVTVAMGSGLKTLFESLGASVVIEGGQTMNPSTQDIADAIEQANAKNVLILPNNKNIVMAAEQAAELAEANAKVVPTKSIPQGISALLAFHPEAAIKENQEAMDDAGAQVKTGQVTYAVRDTQIDGITIEKDHFMGIADGQIKASNQDKIETVKLLLKEMITEDDEILTILQGEEASDEEVDAIVNFVEDAYRDIEIELHKGNQPIYSFIFSVE, from the coding sequence GTGACGTTACAGACGTTGAATGGCGAAACTTTTGCGCAAATGGTACTCTCAGGAGCACACCATTTAACGAATAACGCCCAGAAAATCGATGCATTAAATGTATTTCCTGTGCCGGACGGTGATACCGGTACAAATATGAATTTATCGATGACATCTGGGGCAGATGAAGTGAAAAAGATTGACAAAGGAAACATATCAGTAGTTGCTAACGCTTTTGCAAAAGGTCTTTTAATGGGAGCAAGGGGAAATTCCGGTGTAATTTTATCCCAATTATTCCGTGGGTTTGCCAAAGGTATGGATAATAACTCAGCGTTAAGCAACAAGGATTTGGCCGATGCTTTTGAAAGCGGCGTATCAACGGCATACAAAGCAGTTATGAAGCCGGTTGAAGGAACTATATTGACCGTTGCCAAAGATGCAGCAAATACTGCTGTAGATGTTTCCAAGAAAGAAGAAGATGTAATCGCTTTAATGGAGCGAGTTGTGAAAGAGGCAAAGGATTCATTGAAGCGGACACCTGATCTTTTACCTGTTTTAAAAGAAGTGGGTGTAGTTGATTCCGGCGGGCAAGGTCTGGTAACGATTTATGAAGGGTTCCTTGCCGCACTTAAAGGCGAAGAATTGCCGGAGCATGTCGCCGATGAAGCAGAAATGGAAGAGATGGTCAATGCTGAGCATCACAAAGTTGCTCAGGATTTTATGGATACATCCGAAATCGAATTTGGATATTGTACTGAATTTATGGTGAAATTTGAGCAGAAAAAATTAAATGAAAATCCATTTGATGAAGAGGCTTTTCGTAAGGAATTGAGTGAACATGGTGACTCACTGCTTGTTGTTGCGGATGATGAGATTGCCAAGGTTCATGTTCATGCGGAGTATCCGGGCAACGTGATGACAATCGGTCAGCGTTATGGAAGTTTAATCAATATGAAGATAGAAAATATGCGTGAACAGCATACTGCGATTGTCGGTGATGAGCAAAAAAGTACTGCAGGTGAACAAGCCGAATACGGAATTGTAACAGTTGCAATGGGTTCGGGTTTGAAAACTTTATTTGAAAGTCTTGGTGCATCTGTTGTTATTGAAGGCGGACAGACGATGAATCCGAGCACACAGGATATTGCGGATGCTATTGAACAGGCAAATGCAAAGAATGTACTTATTTTGCCAAATAACAAGAACATTGTCATGGCTGCGGAACAGGCTGCTGAGCTTGCTGAAGCGAATGCGAAAGTTGTGCCAACCAAATCAATTCCGCAGGGGATAAGTGCATTACTCGCATTTCATCCTGAAGCAGCTATAAAAGAAAATCAGGAAGCGATGGATGATGCAGGGGCACAGGTGAAAACAGGACAAGTTACATATGCTGTCCGTGATACCCAAATAGATGGCATCACCATTGAAAAGGATCATTTTATGGGAATAGCTGATGGGCAGATTAAGGCATCCAATCAGGATAAAATTGAAACTGTTAAATTGCTCCTAAAAGAAATGATTACCGAGGATGATGAAATACTTACCATTCTTCAGGGTGAAGAGGCAAGTGATGAAGAAGTGGATGCAATCGTGAACTTTGTGGAAGACGCATATCGTGATATTGAGATTGAATTGCATAAAGGAAACCAGCCGATTTATTCATTTATTTTTTCAGTGGAGTAG
- a CDS encoding NCS2 family permease, whose translation MPYKQAGSKLHTAAKSWRTEITAGVIGYLTTVYIVAVNGSILSETGMPLESGMIATIIASFIGTILMGLIARLPLIIIPGMGINALFVYSIVEGAGMTLQEGLAVILIASILFLITSFSRLGTLLRRAIPESLKHAITVGLGFFLILIGLEKSGLVVSGEHTLIAIGDFSSPEVIVSLLTLFIAIFLFIKNIPANFLITMISGTILASVFGILDAGTATSAVDVKLGDMIWMPSFSAIGELSFWLAIFPLTIILIFENMGLLNGQLHMLQNDSNFKTAYKTTAISALTCAFLGTSPTVTAAENTAVITSGGRSGKSALTAGLLFLATIFIIPWISMIPATAISPILIIVGVLMAQNIRHVPLDDLSEALPAFLIVVMIPFTYSIADGMAFGFIAYPIVKIALGRQKELTGVLMAVSALFIVDFIMKIAGI comes from the coding sequence ATGCCATACAAACAAGCGGGCAGCAAATTGCATACTGCTGCAAAGAGTTGGCGGACTGAAATCACTGCCGGAGTAATCGGCTATCTGACTACCGTTTATATAGTTGCAGTCAACGGATCCATATTAAGTGAAACCGGTATGCCGCTTGAAAGCGGGATGATTGCGACAATTATTGCAAGTTTCATTGGAACCATTCTAATGGGTCTAATAGCACGGTTGCCACTGATTATTATACCGGGAATGGGAATAAATGCATTATTTGTTTATTCCATTGTTGAAGGAGCAGGAATGACACTTCAAGAAGGACTTGCCGTTATTCTAATTGCTTCCATATTGTTTTTAATAACATCTTTCAGCAGACTGGGAACCTTGTTAAGGCGGGCAATCCCGGAATCGCTGAAACATGCGATCACCGTCGGGCTTGGCTTTTTCCTGATTCTGATCGGATTGGAAAAAAGCGGTCTCGTTGTCAGCGGTGAACATACCCTTATTGCAATTGGAGATTTTTCTTCTCCGGAGGTTATCGTCAGCTTATTGACACTTTTTATTGCAATATTTTTGTTCATTAAAAACATTCCCGCAAACTTTCTGATTACTATGATCAGTGGAACAATCCTTGCGTCTGTATTCGGAATACTTGATGCAGGAACAGCCACCAGCGCTGTAGATGTGAAATTAGGTGACATGATCTGGATGCCATCGTTTTCAGCTATTGGAGAACTTTCGTTTTGGCTGGCTATTTTCCCGCTTACCATTATTTTGATTTTCGAAAATATGGGATTGCTAAATGGACAGCTTCATATGCTGCAAAACGATAGTAATTTTAAAACGGCATACAAAACAACTGCTATTTCAGCATTGACCTGTGCATTCCTTGGCACATCACCAACTGTTACCGCTGCAGAGAATACAGCTGTGATCACATCAGGAGGAAGAAGCGGAAAATCCGCATTGACAGCTGGATTGTTATTTTTGGCCACGATATTTATCATTCCGTGGATTTCAATGATTCCGGCCACTGCCATAAGTCCGATACTGATCATTGTAGGTGTACTAATGGCTCAGAATATCCGGCACGTTCCATTGGATGATTTATCAGAAGCATTGCCGGCATTCCTGATTGTTGTTATGATTCCATTCACATACAGTATTGCTGATGGAATGGCATTTGGATTTATCGCATATCCGATTGTCAAAATTGCACTCGGCAGACAAAAAGAATTAACAGGCGTATTAATGGCGGTCTCAGCACTGTTTATCGTTGACTTTATCATGAAAATTGCTGGAATATAG
- a CDS encoding DUF2252 domain-containing protein, with amino-acid sequence MTENLTDQIINVRKKLRKETIATIFDEFDGEITGLDSEKRIRKYNKMLNSAFQFYRGSAFLFYYDITNMPLAYHTPVDKPTWLQGDLHFENFGAFKNREGHVVYDTNDFDEGYFGSYLYDVLRMTVSVALYSEELGFDEDAQYKLIKTYLEKYYSQLKEFATNGEQPDTLNFDESNTKGPVLKVVKELPNRESNEILNAITTVNGNDRKFREMEGLVHLSAEERLELEENWNEYINSVEPQNKQPNAFYNIKDVVKKLGAGTGSIGLTRYYILIEGDMKGDQGDLVLEAKEARMPAATHFFPYDELFSDHPFHQGKRVITAQKAMQYLQDPFLGYFTIGNHHFYVRENSPYDEGVDPSDLSSMENMSETVEMMGRVTAKAHARADELILTHQSEEEIIDAIGDEYDGFMAQMIAASIFYKGQVKEDFELFTDWCQNKYNI; translated from the coding sequence ATGACTGAAAATCTGACAGATCAAATTATTAATGTAAGAAAAAAATTGCGTAAAGAGACGATTGCAACGATTTTTGATGAATTTGACGGGGAAATAACCGGTCTTGACAGTGAAAAACGAATCCGAAAATATAACAAAATGTTAAACAGCGCATTTCAATTTTACCGTGGCAGTGCATTTTTGTTTTATTATGATATCACAAACATGCCTTTAGCCTACCATACACCTGTTGATAAACCGACGTGGCTGCAGGGTGATTTGCATTTTGAAAACTTCGGTGCCTTCAAAAACCGGGAAGGACATGTTGTTTATGATACAAACGATTTTGATGAAGGATACTTTGGTTCATATTTGTACGATGTCCTTCGAATGACGGTAAGCGTTGCACTTTACAGTGAAGAGTTAGGATTTGATGAGGATGCACAATACAAATTAATCAAAACGTACCTCGAAAAATATTATAGCCAGTTGAAAGAATTTGCAACAAACGGCGAACAACCGGATACGTTGAATTTTGACGAATCCAACACAAAAGGACCTGTATTAAAAGTTGTGAAGGAATTGCCTAACCGGGAATCCAACGAAATACTGAACGCTATAACCACCGTTAATGGCAATGACCGGAAATTCCGGGAAATGGAAGGCCTTGTGCATTTGTCAGCTGAAGAACGACTGGAATTAGAGGAAAATTGGAATGAATATATTAATTCAGTTGAACCTCAAAACAAGCAGCCCAATGCATTTTACAATATTAAGGACGTCGTTAAAAAACTTGGTGCAGGAACTGGTTCTATCGGTTTGACCCGGTATTACATTTTGATTGAGGGAGATATGAAGGGTGACCAGGGGGATCTTGTTCTGGAGGCAAAAGAGGCGCGTATGCCCGCTGCTACACATTTCTTCCCTTATGACGAACTTTTCTCAGATCATCCGTTTCATCAGGGAAAACGGGTTATAACCGCACAAAAGGCAATGCAATATTTGCAGGATCCCTTTTTGGGCTATTTTACGATTGGTAATCATCACTTTTATGTACGGGAAAACTCCCCATATGACGAAGGAGTTGACCCAAGCGATTTAAGCTCAATGGAAAATATGAGCGAGACGGTGGAAATGATGGGCAGAGTAACGGCTAAAGCACACGCACGTGCCGATGAACTGATTCTCACCCACCAGAGTGAAGAAGAGATTATAGATGCAATCGGCGATGAATATGACGGTTTTATGGCACAAATGATTGCCGCATCAATCTTTTATAAAGGTCAGGTCAAGGAAGATTTTGAGCTTTTCACAGATTGGTGCCAAAATAAGTATAATATATGA
- the sdaAB gene encoding L-serine ammonia-lyase, iron-sulfur-dependent subunit beta — MKYNSVFDIIGPVMIGPSSSHTAGAARIGKAARNLFGNEPKWARIHLYESFAKTYKGHGTDFALVGGLLGYETDDPRMSKALEAAEEKNISIEFIEDSAGTNHPNTARLIIGDDDDQLELVGISIGGGKIEITELNGFELRLSGNHPAILIMHNDRFGAIASVTKILAKYEINIGHMEVNRKDVGKEALMIIEVDQNVEDSVLKELEDAEHIIRISKIVS; from the coding sequence GTGAAGTATAATTCAGTATTTGATATAATCGGTCCGGTGATGATTGGACCATCAAGCTCACATACAGCAGGAGCTGCCCGGATTGGAAAAGCTGCCCGAAACTTATTTGGAAACGAGCCGAAATGGGCCCGTATACATCTCTATGAATCTTTTGCTAAAACATATAAAGGACATGGGACAGATTTTGCTCTCGTAGGCGGACTTTTAGGTTATGAGACGGATGATCCGCGAATGAGTAAAGCACTTGAAGCTGCTGAAGAAAAAAATATTTCGATTGAATTTATTGAAGACAGTGCAGGGACAAATCACCCAAATACTGCACGGCTGATTATTGGTGATGATGATGACCAGCTGGAATTGGTTGGTATTTCAATTGGCGGCGGTAAAATTGAAATTACAGAACTGAATGGATTTGAACTGCGTCTCTCCGGGAACCATCCGGCAATATTAATCATGCATAATGACCGATTTGGTGCCATTGCATCTGTAACAAAAATTCTTGCAAAATATGAAATTAATATTGGCCATATGGAAGTAAATCGCAAAGATGTCGGTAAAGAAGCGTTAATGATTATTGAAGTCGATCAGAATGTGGAAGATTCAGTACTGAAGGAACTGGAAGATGCCGAACATATTATTCGGATTTCGAAAATTGTTTCCTGA
- the sdaAA gene encoding L-serine ammonia-lyase, iron-sulfur-dependent, subunit alpha — protein MFRTVAELVEIAEKENILISEVMIRQEMDVKDKSREDVFADMEKNLDIMEKAVEDSLKGVQSVTGLTGGDAVLIQKYMEEKKPLSGNLMMDAVSKAMGTNEVNAAMGTICATPTAGSAGCVPGTLFAVKNQLNPTREQMVRYLFTSGAFGFVVANNSFISGAAGGCQAEVGSAGAMASAAIVEMAGGTPQQSAEAFAMTLKNMLGLVCDPVAGLVEVPCVKRNAGGSSLAIVSADMALAGVTSRIPCDEVIGAMYRIGKQMPSSLRETGEGGLADTPTGRLLKEKIFGMSV, from the coding sequence ATGTTTCGAACGGTTGCAGAATTAGTCGAGATAGCCGAAAAGGAAAATATATTGATTTCAGAAGTTATGATACGTCAGGAAATGGATGTAAAAGATAAATCACGTGAAGATGTTTTTGCTGATATGGAGAAAAACCTGGATATAATGGAAAAGGCGGTAGAAGATAGCCTTAAAGGGGTACAGTCTGTTACCGGTTTGACCGGTGGAGATGCTGTGCTCATCCAAAAGTATATGGAAGAAAAGAAGCCGCTGTCCGGGAATTTAATGATGGATGCGGTAAGCAAAGCGATGGGTACCAATGAAGTGAATGCTGCAATGGGAACCATTTGCGCAACACCTACGGCAGGGAGTGCCGGTTGTGTTCCGGGAACATTATTTGCTGTTAAAAATCAATTGAATCCAACAAGGGAACAAATGGTCAGGTATTTATTTACTTCCGGAGCTTTTGGGTTTGTTGTGGCGAATAATTCGTTTATTTCCGGTGCTGCGGGGGGATGTCAGGCCGAGGTTGGATCAGCGGGTGCTATGGCCTCTGCTGCTATTGTGGAAATGGCAGGCGGAACTCCACAGCAGTCAGCTGAAGCGTTTGCCATGACACTGAAGAATATGCTCGGGCTTGTCTGTGATCCGGTTGCCGGTCTTGTGGAAGTGCCGTGTGTGAAACGGAATGCAGGTGGGTCGTCACTCGCAATTGTATCCGCTGATATGGCATTGGCCGGTGTGACCAGCAGAATTCCTTGTGATGAAGTAATTGGTGCTATGTATCGGATCGGTAAACAAATGCCATCCAGTTTACGTGAGACAGGTGAAGGTGGCTTGGCCGATACACCTACAGGCCGTTTGCTGAAAGAGAAAATATTCGGGATGTCTGTATAG
- the recG gene encoding ATP-dependent DNA helicase RecG: MLSEPVTAIAGVGEKFAEDLSVLKIYTVGDLLNYFPYRYDVFEIKPLSELIHEDKVTIEGKVLHEPSLNFYGKKKSRLAFNVEVEGIAVKAVMFNRAFAKKQINTGDTMTLTGKWDAHRLQITVSNYKKGPAAEQAEIQPLYSLKGDVTNYKLKKAVKTGIRDYANTVDEILPEQYLESYKLPVRRDALVTMHFPNSRIDLKHARRRFIYEEFLLFQLKMQLLRKLKRESTHGNAQHYDAALLRDFIDSFPFTLTNAQQKSLNQILADMKSAYRMNRLLQGDVGSGKTAVAAICLYAALTSGKQGALMVPTEILAEQHFESLTELFGEKASIVLLTGSVKGKKRKELTAAIEEHEADIVIGTHALIQDDVNFADLGFVIVDEQHRFGVEQRRTLRDKGLNPDVLFMTATPIPRTLAITAFGDMDVSAIDEMPSGRKEIETYWAKENTLERVLQFIEKRVSAGEQAYVICPLIEESDKMDIQNAVDLYNQLEEFYGSNLTVGLMHGRLSSDEKEETMKQFAENEVQVLVSTTVVEVGVNVPNATIMVIYDAERFGLSQLHQLRGRVGRGEKQSYCILIADPKGETGKERMRIMTETNNGFELSEQDLKLRGPGDFFGKKQSGLPDFKVADMIHDYRALETARQDAQEIIEHNLLDENAAFYPLRIRLENEQMLRDKLD, from the coding sequence ATGCTAAGTGAACCGGTAACAGCAATAGCGGGGGTAGGTGAAAAATTCGCCGAAGACTTGTCCGTTTTGAAAATTTATACGGTGGGAGATTTGCTGAACTATTTCCCCTACCGTTATGATGTATTTGAAATAAAACCGCTTAGCGAATTAATTCATGAAGATAAAGTAACCATCGAGGGGAAGGTGCTCCATGAGCCTTCCCTCAATTTTTATGGAAAGAAAAAATCACGCCTGGCTTTTAATGTTGAGGTGGAAGGAATTGCCGTGAAGGCGGTTATGTTTAATCGGGCATTTGCAAAAAAACAAATTAATACGGGCGATACGATGACATTGACCGGGAAATGGGATGCACATCGTCTGCAGATTACCGTCAGCAATTACAAAAAAGGTCCGGCGGCAGAGCAGGCAGAAATCCAACCATTGTATTCACTAAAAGGCGATGTTACCAATTATAAGCTGAAAAAAGCAGTTAAGACCGGAATCAGGGATTATGCAAATACGGTAGATGAAATTTTGCCCGAGCAGTATTTGGAGTCGTATAAGCTTCCCGTTCGACGGGATGCACTTGTGACCATGCATTTTCCCAATAGCAGGATTGATTTGAAACATGCAAGACGCCGCTTCATTTATGAAGAGTTTTTACTATTCCAGCTTAAAATGCAGTTATTGCGTAAACTGAAAAGAGAGTCTACGCACGGGAATGCACAGCATTATGATGCTGCCTTGCTTCGTGACTTTATTGACAGCTTTCCTTTCACGTTAACAAATGCACAGCAAAAATCACTCAATCAGATTCTGGCTGATATGAAATCGGCCTATCGTATGAACAGACTTTTGCAAGGTGATGTTGGGTCAGGGAAAACAGCGGTGGCTGCTATTTGCCTTTATGCAGCATTAACTTCCGGAAAACAAGGTGCCTTGATGGTGCCAACAGAAATATTGGCTGAACAACATTTCGAATCATTGACAGAGCTCTTTGGAGAAAAGGCATCAATTGTTTTATTGACTGGATCTGTGAAAGGGAAAAAACGAAAGGAATTAACTGCTGCTATTGAGGAGCACGAGGCAGATATCGTAATCGGTACACATGCACTTATACAGGATGACGTGAATTTTGCTGATCTTGGTTTTGTGATTGTTGACGAGCAGCACCGATTCGGAGTTGAGCAGCGCCGCACATTACGGGATAAAGGACTAAATCCGGACGTTTTGTTTATGACCGCCACTCCTATCCCACGTACATTGGCAATTACCGCTTTTGGGGATATGGATGTATCTGCGATTGATGAAATGCCATCAGGCAGGAAAGAAATTGAAACGTACTGGGCAAAAGAGAATACACTTGAACGTGTTCTTCAATTTATTGAAAAACGGGTATCAGCGGGTGAACAGGCATATGTTATTTGTCCGCTCATTGAGGAATCGGATAAAATGGATATTCAAAATGCGGTTGATCTTTATAATCAACTCGAAGAATTTTATGGATCAAATTTAACTGTCGGACTTATGCATGGACGCCTTTCTTCCGATGAAAAAGAAGAAACGATGAAACAATTCGCCGAAAATGAAGTACAGGTATTAGTATCCACCACTGTAGTTGAAGTTGGGGTCAATGTTCCAAATGCTACTATTATGGTTATTTATGATGCGGAACGGTTTGGACTCTCCCAGCTTCACCAGTTGCGGGGAAGAGTTGGCCGTGGTGAGAAACAAAGCTATTGTATTTTGATTGCTGATCCAAAAGGGGAAACAGGCAAGGAAAGAATGCGGATTATGACGGAAACAAACAATGGTTTTGAACTGTCTGAACAGGATCTCAAGCTGCGCGGTCCGGGAGATTTTTTTGGCAAAAAACAGAGTGGTCTTCCTGATTTTAAGGTTGCTGATATGATCCATGACTACCGTGCGCTGGAAACAGCAAGACAGGATGCGCAGGAAATTATTGAACACAATCTGCTGGATGAAAATGCCGCATTTTATCCGTTACGCATCCGTTTGGAAAACGAGCAAATGCTTCGTGACAAACTTGATTAA
- the fapR gene encoding transcription factor FapR — MKISKVKRQHLLKETIEKTPFITDENLAQKFGVSIQTIRLDRMELAIPELRERIKSVATYQWNETVKALPLDEVIGDIIDLELDRRAISILVIGKEHVFSRNKIARGHHLFAQANSLAVAVINDELALTAKSELKFMRQVKEGERVVAKAIVEGNSEKGLTIVRVNSFVDNEKVFTGLFHMYRSHDHKGDNPNENSN; from the coding sequence ATGAAAATCAGTAAAGTAAAGCGGCAGCACTTATTGAAAGAAACGATTGAAAAAACACCTTTTATTACGGATGAAAATCTTGCCCAAAAATTCGGTGTAAGCATACAGACGATACGGCTTGACCGGATGGAACTTGCGATTCCGGAATTGCGTGAACGGATTAAATCCGTAGCAACCTACCAGTGGAATGAAACTGTTAAGGCACTTCCCCTGGATGAAGTAATCGGGGACATCATTGATCTTGAATTGGACAGACGTGCGATATCCATTTTAGTTATTGGGAAGGAACATGTCTTCTCCAGGAATAAGATTGCACGGGGGCATCATTTGTTTGCACAGGCAAATTCACTTGCTGTTGCAGTAATCAATGACGAACTGGCATTAACGGCAAAATCCGAACTGAAGTTTATGCGGCAGGTAAAAGAAGGGGAGCGTGTTGTCGCAAAGGCTATAGTGGAAGGAAACAGTGAAAAGGGATTGACCATTGTTCGGGTCAATAGTTTTGTAGATAATGAGAAGGTTTTTACCGGATTATTTCACATGTACAGATCACACGATCATAAAGGAGACAATCCGAATGAGAATAGCAATTGA